One window from the genome of Bdellovibrio sp. NC01 encodes:
- a CDS encoding ThiF family adenylyltransferase, producing the protein MEKIMFSYEEFVTRNLGFITEEEQAKLRNSTIFIPGVGGMGGAALACLARVGVGKFIIADIDTFEVSNFNRQIFSNLDTVGMSKAEVSRQALLKINPEIQLEVWGGEWPDRLNEIMPRVDLVINGCDDVKATLLLMRAGRDHNKTVIDAFASTLPNVYVVKPQDPRPEEFMQFPSVRLRPEGLTDEMVKECSGKEMEYVLTNSSSSDHVVLKYAAEMITGKRKRISLAPMVWGTGIMMSYEAMKVLLNKKTQATYRGIFWNPWKMRVEKPLKFPLNVIKRSFVRKFLKSLS; encoded by the coding sequence GTGGAAAAAATAATGTTTAGCTATGAAGAATTTGTCACTCGCAACTTAGGTTTTATCACTGAAGAAGAACAAGCCAAACTTCGCAATAGCACGATCTTCATTCCAGGAGTCGGCGGCATGGGCGGAGCAGCTCTTGCCTGTCTTGCACGTGTGGGTGTAGGCAAATTCATCATCGCCGATATCGATACTTTTGAAGTCAGTAACTTCAATCGTCAGATCTTTTCAAATTTGGATACAGTGGGCATGTCGAAGGCGGAAGTATCGCGCCAAGCTCTGCTAAAAATTAATCCTGAAATTCAATTGGAAGTTTGGGGTGGTGAGTGGCCTGATCGTTTGAATGAGATCATGCCGCGTGTGGATTTAGTTATTAACGGCTGCGATGACGTGAAAGCGACGTTGTTGTTGATGCGTGCTGGTCGCGATCACAACAAGACGGTAATCGATGCTTTTGCCTCTACTTTGCCGAATGTTTACGTCGTGAAACCGCAAGATCCTCGTCCGGAAGAATTCATGCAATTTCCTTCGGTGCGTTTGCGCCCTGAGGGTTTGACGGATGAAATGGTGAAGGAATGTTCGGGTAAAGAGATGGAATACGTCCTAACGAATTCCTCAAGTTCCGATCATGTGGTTTTGAAATATGCAGCGGAAATGATTACGGGTAAAAGAAAAAGAATTTCGCTGGCTCCGATGGTGTGGGGCACCGGCATCATGATGAGTTACGAGGCGATGAAAGTTCTTTTGAATAAAAAAACGCAGGCGACGTATCGCGGGATTTTCTGGAATCCTTGGAAAATGCGCGTTGAAAAGCCGCTGAAATTCCCTTTGAACGTGATTAAAAGATCCTTCGTTCGTAAGTTCTTAAAGAGTCTTAGTTAG